The sequence GCGATTGCAGCGATACGCGCTGTTCCGCCGTGGCCTCGCGCACCGCCGTATAAACCATCTGGTCGGCCACGGCGACGGCCAGATCGCGGCCATGATCACGCTCGATCAAATGCAGCATCAGGTCGGCGGTGGCCGAGCCACCCGAGGCCGTGATGTTCTTTTCGTCCGCCACAAAGACATTCCGCACCAGCGGAATTTCCGGGAACTCCTCCATGAAACTGTCATGGTAATCCCAGTGGATGGCGCATTTCTGTCCATTCAGAAACCCGGCCTTGGCAAGGATATATGCCCCCGAACACAGCGCGCCGATATTGGTGCCACGGGTGCGCTCACGGCGCAGCATCGCCAGAAGCGCAGGCGTGATCCGATTGCGCATTTGCAGCCCTGACAGGACAAACAGCCGGTCACAGCGCGGCAGGTTGTCCAATCCGTGATCGACCAATGTCACGGTCGCGTTCGATGCCCGCACGCTTTGCCCATCCTCGGCCCCGAGCGAAAAGGTATAAAGCTCTTCTCCCCGGATATGGTTGGCAATGCGCAATGGCTCGACCGCATTGGAAAAGGCCAGATGCGCGAAATCCTCAACGAGAATGAAGATGAAATGCTGGGTCTTTGTCATGCGGTGCATTTTTCCCGATTTACAAATTGTATGCAATATGTATTTTTTTACAAATACAAGATGACTCGAAACGACGGATCACCAAATGCCGGACACGACCAAGGACCGTAAATCGCATTTGCTGGATACGCTTAAACAGGCGATCCTGACGCAAGAGATGCGCCCTGGCGCCGATTTGGACGAAGCGCAACTCTGCGAGGATTTCGCGCTGTCCCGGACCCCCCTGCGCGAGGTACTGCGCGAATTGGCCGGGCTGGGATATGTCGAGCTGCGCGCCAATCGGGGCGCGCGGGTTTCCGAGATGTCTCATACAACGCTGCGTGATTTCTTTCTGGCCGCGCCGATGATTTATGGTGCGATCCTGCGGTTGGCCGCGCACAATGCCACGCCTGACCAGATCGAGGCCCTGAAGGCCGCGCAGGGACAATTCCGTGCCGCCTTGCGGACCGGATCGGGCACCGACCGGACCTTGGCCAATAACCTGTTTCACGAGATCACCGGCGAAATGGCGGGCAATATTTATCTGCTGCCCTCGTTCCATCGGCTGTTGATTGATCACGCCCGGATCGGGGCCACGTTCTTTCGCCCGCAAACCGGCGAAATGGCCGAGAACCTCGACCGCGCCAGCCAACAACATGATGCCATCATCGCGGCCATCGAGGCCCGGGATGAGGTCGCGGCGGCGCAACTGGCCGAGGATCATTGGAACCTGTCGCGCCACCAATTCGAAATATTCGTGATGCCGGCGGGGATGGATCAACCGCTTGGCGCCCTGCCCCGTTCAACCCCAGCATAAGAAGGCTGCCCGCTTATGACGCCAATCTTCAAGTTCGAGGGGATATATACCCCTGTCGTCACCCCCTATTTCGCCGATCATACCCCCGATCTGGACGCACTTGCCGATGTCATCGAGCATTTGATCGACAAGGGGGTCCATGGGCTTATCACCGGTGGCTCCACCGGCGAGAACTATGCCCAGACCGTGGATGAGCGGATCGAGCTGGCCAAGTTCACCAAGGACCGGATCAAGGGCCGGGTGCCCATGGTCATGGGCACAGGCGCGATGCTGACCCCGGATTCGATCGCCTTGGCGGAAGGGGCGCGCGAGGTGGGAGCCGATTGCATCCTGCTCGCCAGCCCCCCCTATTCGGTGCCGACGGATCGGGAAAACGCGCTCAATGCCCTGGCGATTGATCGCGCGGCTGACCTGCCGGTCATGCTTTACAACTACCCGCATCGCACCGGCACCATGATGGGCGAGGAATTTTTGGACCGTGTGGGGCGGAGCCGGAATTTTTGCGGCATCAAGGAAAGCTCGGGCGACATCAACCGGGTGCATCTTCTGGCGCGTGATTACCCGCATATCCAGATGGGATGCGGTATGGATGACCAGGCGCTGGAATTCTTCGCCTGGGGGGCGCCCTTCTGGGTCTGTGGCGGGTCGAACTTCCTGCCCGAGGAACACGTGGCGCTTTACAACGCCTGTGTCATCGAGGGCGATTTCGTGAAAGGCCGCCGGATCATGTCGGCGCTGATGCCGCTGATGCGGGTCTTGGAACAGGGTGGCAAGTTCATCCAGACCATCAAGCATGGCGTGACCATGGCGGGGATCGACACCGGCGCTGTGCGCCCGCCGCTGAAGCCGCTCAACAAGGACGACAAGCGCGCGTTGGAGCACGTCACGCGCGTTCTCAAGACAACCATTGCAGATATCACCGCGGAGGGCTGAGCCATGGGTTTGCTGACCAAAGACGAATACAAGGCGATTGCCAAGGACCTGACGCTGCCGACTTCGGCCTTCGTGGATGGCGGATACCGCGCGGCGGCCTCGGGCAAGACATTTACCAGTATAAACCCGGCCACGGGCGAGGAATTGGCCCAGATCGCGGGCTGCGGGGCCGAGGATGTGGATTTCGCCGTGCTCAAGGCCCGCGAAGCCTTCGACGATGGCCGCTGGTCCAAGATGCACCCGAGCGAGCGTAAGGATGTCCTGATCCGGCTGTGCAAACTGATGACGCGCAATTCACGTGAATTGTCGGTGATGGAAAGCCTCGACAGCGGCAAGACCATTTTCGATTGCGAAACCGTGGACATCCCCGAGACCATCCACGCCATCAAGTGGCACGCCGAAGCCATCGACAAGATCAACGACGAAGTGGCCCCGGCCAGCGACGATCACATCGCCATGGTGGTGCGC comes from Roseovarius bejariae and encodes:
- a CDS encoding GlxA family transcriptional regulator — encoded protein: MTKTQHFIFILVEDFAHLAFSNAVEPLRIANHIRGEELYTFSLGAEDGQSVRASNATVTLVDHGLDNLPRCDRLFVLSGLQMRNRITPALLAMLRRERTRGTNIGALCSGAYILAKAGFLNGQKCAIHWDYHDSFMEEFPEIPLVRNVFVADEKNITASGGSATADLMLHLIERDHGRDLAVAVADQMVYTAVREATAEQRVSLQSRNGMRNPHLTKAIARMQDHIEDPISPSIIAEDIGISTRQLERLFGRYLNTSPKKYFMELRLERARHLLLQTEMSVTEIACACGFEATGHFTRVYKGAYGVTPTAQKAKLG
- a CDS encoding GntR family transcriptional regulator, which encodes MPDTTKDRKSHLLDTLKQAILTQEMRPGADLDEAQLCEDFALSRTPLREVLRELAGLGYVELRANRGARVSEMSHTTLRDFFLAAPMIYGAILRLAAHNATPDQIEALKAAQGQFRAALRTGSGTDRTLANNLFHEITGEMAGNIYLLPSFHRLLIDHARIGATFFRPQTGEMAENLDRASQQHDAIIAAIEARDEVAAAQLAEDHWNLSRHQFEIFVMPAGMDQPLGALPRSTPA
- a CDS encoding dihydrodipicolinate synthase family protein produces the protein MTPIFKFEGIYTPVVTPYFADHTPDLDALADVIEHLIDKGVHGLITGGSTGENYAQTVDERIELAKFTKDRIKGRVPMVMGTGAMLTPDSIALAEGAREVGADCILLASPPYSVPTDRENALNALAIDRAADLPVMLYNYPHRTGTMMGEEFLDRVGRSRNFCGIKESSGDINRVHLLARDYPHIQMGCGMDDQALEFFAWGAPFWVCGGSNFLPEEHVALYNACVIEGDFVKGRRIMSALMPLMRVLEQGGKFIQTIKHGVTMAGIDTGAVRPPLKPLNKDDKRALEHVTRVLKTTIADITAEG